In Bacillus sp. Cs-700, one genomic interval encodes:
- the rpmI gene encoding 50S ribosomal protein L35, giving the protein MPKMKSHRGASKRFKKTGSGKLKRSRAYTSHMFGNKSQKQKRKLRKASLVSAGDFKRIKTLIYNKK; this is encoded by the coding sequence ATGCCAAAAATGAAATCTCACCGTGGAGCTTCAAAACGGTTTAAGAAAACTGGATCAGGTAAACTTAAGCGCAGCCGTGCTTACACTAGCCATATGTTCGGTAACAAGTCTCAAAAGCAGAAGCGTAAGCTTCGTAAAGCTTCTCTTGTTTCCGCAGGTGACTTCAAGCGCATTAAGACTTTAATCTACAACAAGAAGTAA
- the infC gene encoding translation initiation factor IF-3, which yields MNVNEGIRAREVRLVGADGNQIGVKSKNEALDMARNANLDLVMVAPNAKPPVCRIMDYGKFRYEQQKKEKEARKKQKIITVKEVRLSPNIEEHDFNTKLRNARKFLEKGDKVKASIRFRGRMITHSDIGKKVLEHLAEDCKDIATVESKPKMEGRSMFLILAPIAEK from the coding sequence ATGAACGTCAATGAGGGCATTCGTGCTCGGGAAGTACGTCTAGTTGGTGCAGACGGAAACCAAATTGGTGTGAAATCCAAAAATGAGGCATTAGATATGGCTCGTAATGCAAATCTTGATCTTGTGATGGTTGCTCCAAACGCGAAACCTCCTGTTTGTCGCATTATGGACTACGGAAAGTTCCGCTATGAGCAGCAGAAGAAAGAGAAAGAAGCGCGTAAGAAACAAAAGATTATTACCGTTAAAGAAGTTCGCTTGAGCCCGAATATTGAAGAACATGACTTCAATACGAAACTTCGTAATGCACGTAAGTTTCTTGAAAAAGGTGACAAAGTGAAAGCATCGATCCGTTTCCGCGGACGTATGATTACACACTCTGATATCGGTAAAAAGGTGCTTGAGCACCTAGCAGAAGATTGCAAAGATATTGCAACTGTTGAGTCCAAACCAAAAATGGAAGGACGCAGCATGTTCCTAATCTTGGCACCTATCGCAGAAAAGTAA
- the thrS gene encoding threonine--tRNA ligase — translation MAEMVKITFPDGSVKEFNKGTTTEEIASSISPGLKKKALAGKVNGVLFDLRREIEVDASIEIVTSESEDGLEVLRHSTAHLMAQAIKRLYSDVKLGVGPVIDSGFYYDIDCPVSITPEDLPKIEKEMKKIINENLEVKRIVVSRAEAEKMFKEIGDDLKLELLEAIPDDEQVTIYEQGEFFDLCRGPHVPSTSKIKAFKLLSIAGAYWRGDSENQMLQRIYGTAFPKQSQVEEYLRLLEEAKERDHRKLGKELKLFTISQEVGQGLPIWLPRGATIRRTIERYIVDLEERLGYNHVYTPHLANVELYKTSGHWDHYQDDMYPPMKMDETEELVLRPMNCPHHMMIYKNDLKSYRSLPYRVAELGTMHRYEMSGALAGLQRVRSMTLNDAHIFCRPDQIKQEFIEVVELIQEVYKDFNISDYSFRLSYRDPADKKKYIDNDEMWEKAQKMLKEAMDDLNVEYIEAEGEAAFYGPKLDVQVKTALGKEETLSTVQLDFLLPERFDLSYIGEDGNHHRPVVIHRGVVSTMERFVAFLIEEYKGAFPTWLAPIQAEIIPVSEVHLEYAKSVQKKLQRAGIRVEVDERNEKIGYKIREAQMQKIPYMLVVGDKEVEGEAVNVRRYSQQDSETVSLNEFTARIEEEIKDKK, via the coding sequence ATGGCTGAAATGGTAAAGATTACGTTCCCAGATGGTTCTGTGAAAGAATTTAATAAAGGAACAACAACTGAAGAGATTGCAAGCTCAATTAGTCCGGGCTTAAAGAAAAAAGCTCTTGCAGGTAAGGTGAATGGCGTTCTTTTCGATTTGCGTCGGGAAATTGAAGTAGATGCATCGATTGAAATCGTAACATCAGAAAGTGAAGACGGACTTGAAGTTCTTCGCCATAGTACGGCTCATTTAATGGCTCAGGCGATTAAACGTCTCTATAGTGATGTGAAACTTGGCGTTGGCCCAGTCATTGATAGTGGATTCTATTACGATATTGATTGCCCTGTATCCATTACACCTGAAGATCTTCCGAAAATCGAAAAAGAAATGAAAAAAATTATTAATGAAAATCTTGAAGTAAAGCGCATTGTTGTCAGTCGTGCTGAAGCAGAGAAAATGTTTAAGGAAATTGGCGATGATCTTAAGTTAGAATTGCTTGAAGCGATACCTGACGATGAACAAGTGACAATTTATGAACAAGGCGAATTCTTTGATCTTTGCCGTGGGCCACATGTTCCTTCAACTAGTAAGATCAAAGCCTTTAAACTACTATCGATTGCAGGTGCGTACTGGCGTGGAGATAGCGAAAATCAAATGCTACAACGCATTTATGGTACAGCATTTCCGAAGCAATCCCAGGTTGAAGAGTACCTTCGTCTTTTAGAAGAAGCGAAAGAGCGCGATCACCGTAAACTTGGTAAAGAGCTAAAGCTATTTACGATTTCTCAAGAAGTTGGACAAGGGCTCCCAATTTGGTTGCCAAGAGGAGCGACAATTCGCCGTACGATTGAACGATACATTGTTGACCTCGAGGAACGTCTTGGTTATAACCATGTTTATACACCTCATCTTGCGAACGTGGAGCTTTATAAAACAAGTGGTCATTGGGATCACTACCAAGACGATATGTATCCACCAATGAAAATGGATGAAACAGAAGAATTGGTTCTTCGTCCAATGAACTGTCCCCACCATATGATGATTTACAAAAATGATCTGAAAAGCTACCGCAGTCTTCCTTATCGTGTAGCTGAGCTAGGAACAATGCACCGCTATGAAATGTCTGGTGCCCTAGCAGGACTTCAGCGCGTACGTTCAATGACGTTAAATGATGCTCATATTTTCTGTCGTCCAGATCAGATTAAGCAAGAATTTATTGAAGTTGTCGAGCTGATTCAAGAAGTTTATAAAGACTTCAATATTAGTGACTATTCATTCCGTCTTTCTTATCGTGACCCAGCTGATAAGAAGAAGTATATCGACAATGACGAAATGTGGGAAAAAGCACAAAAAATGCTAAAAGAAGCCATGGATGACCTTAACGTTGAATATATAGAAGCAGAAGGCGAAGCGGCATTTTATGGTCCGAAATTGGATGTTCAGGTGAAAACAGCTCTAGGTAAAGAGGAGACACTTTCGACTGTTCAACTTGACTTCCTACTTCCAGAGCGATTTGATCTTTCTTACATCGGTGAAGATGGTAACCATCATCGTCCAGTCGTCATTCACCGAGGTGTCGTTTCTACAATGGAACGCTTTGTAGCATTCTTGATTGAAGAATATAAAGGAGCGTTTCCAACATGGCTTGCTCCAATTCAGGCAGAAATTATTCCTGTTTCGGAAGTACACCTAGAATATGCGAAGAGTGTTCAGAAAAAACTTCAACGTGCTGGAATTCGAGTTGAAGTAGACGAACGCAACGAAAAGATTGGGTACAAAATTCGTGAAGCACAAATGCAGAAAATCCCTTATATGCTTGTAGTAGGGGATAAAGAGGTTGAAGGTGAAGCGGTTAATGTTCGTCGCTACAGCCAGCAGGATTCTGAGACTGTTTCTCTAAACGAATTTACTGCTCGAATAGAAGAAGAAATTAAAGATAAAAAGTAA